One genomic window of Polaromonas sp. SP1 includes the following:
- a CDS encoding ornithine cyclodeaminase, whose amino-acid sequence MVDYIGIESIQKIVRQRGAAAFIEGLAGEIEHDYRRWNDFDKSARHAIHSPDGVIELMPTSDGHQYSFKYVNGHPKNTELGLLTVTAFGVLADVDTGYPLLLSELTITTALRTAAMSALAAKWMARPGSRVMAIIGNGAQSEFQAIAFHHMLGIREMRLFDIDAAASDKLARNLHAMGLQGLSVTICQSAAEAVQGADIVTTITADKRNAVILTPEMIRPGMHLNAVGGDCPGKTELHADILLRQDARVVVEFEPQSRIEGEIQQMPEDFKVAEFADVLKGTAQGRASPAEVTIFDSVGFALEDYSALRYLHKLQLADEANRRQIDLVPHLDNPKNLFGLLAPAAATPAARASRMSPLPEMAP is encoded by the coding sequence ATGGTTGACTACATTGGCATTGAGAGCATTCAGAAAATCGTGCGCCAACGCGGCGCGGCCGCCTTTATCGAAGGCCTGGCCGGCGAGATCGAGCACGACTACCGGCGCTGGAACGACTTTGACAAGTCGGCGCGCCACGCCATCCATTCGCCCGACGGCGTGATCGAACTTATGCCCACCAGCGACGGCCACCAGTACTCCTTCAAGTACGTCAACGGCCACCCGAAGAACACCGAGCTGGGTTTGCTGACGGTCACCGCCTTCGGCGTGCTGGCCGATGTAGACACCGGCTACCCTCTGCTGCTGTCCGAGCTCACCATCACCACCGCGCTGCGCACGGCCGCCATGTCGGCGCTGGCCGCGAAATGGATGGCGCGCCCCGGCAGCCGTGTGATGGCCATCATCGGCAACGGCGCGCAAAGCGAATTCCAGGCGATCGCCTTTCACCACATGCTGGGCATACGCGAGATGCGCCTGTTTGACATCGACGCGGCCGCCAGCGATAAACTGGCCCGTAACCTGCATGCCATGGGGCTGCAGGGCCTGAGCGTGACGATTTGCCAGTCCGCGGCTGAAGCCGTGCAAGGAGCCGACATCGTGACCACCATCACCGCCGACAAACGCAATGCCGTCATCCTCACGCCGGAGATGATCCGGCCCGGCATGCACCTGAACGCCGTCGGCGGCGACTGCCCCGGCAAGACGGAGTTGCACGCCGACATCCTGCTGCGCCAGGATGCGCGCGTGGTGGTCGAGTTTGAGCCGCAGTCGCGCATCGAAGGTGAGATTCAGCAAATGCCCGAAGACTTCAAGGTGGCCGAATTTGCCGACGTGCTCAAGGGCACGGCCCAAGGGCGCGCATCGCCCGCAGAAGTCACGATTTTTGATTCGGTCGGTTTCGCGCTGGAAGACTATTCGGCCCTGCGCTATTTGCACAAGCTGCAGCTGGCCGACGAGGCCAACCGCCGCCAGATCGACCTGGTGCCGCACCTGGACAACCCGAAGAACCTGTTCGGCCTCCTCGCACCCGCTGCCGCCACCCCGGCCGCCAGGGCTTCCCGCATGTCCCCCCTCCCTGAAATGGCACCTTGA
- a CDS encoding Lrp/AsnC family transcriptional regulator translates to MDDTDRQLLSLLRDDARASVASIAKVLRVSRGTVQNRLARLEADGTITGYTVRLKPQAEGHRIRAFMTVAVEGNRTDAVLAALRGDPAVSALHTTNGRWDMVAELQADSLEAFDRVLSRVRLLEGIANTETSLLLSTTKL, encoded by the coding sequence ATGGACGACACCGACCGCCAATTGCTTTCCCTGCTGCGGGACGACGCCCGGGCCTCGGTCGCCTCCATCGCCAAGGTCTTGCGCGTCTCGCGCGGCACGGTGCAAAACCGCCTGGCCAGGCTGGAGGCCGACGGCACCATCACCGGCTACACCGTGCGCCTCAAACCCCAGGCCGAGGGCCACCGCATCCGGGCCTTTATGACGGTGGCCGTCGAAGGCAACCGCACCGACGCCGTGCTGGCCGCCCTGCGCGGCGACCCGGCCGTGAGCGCCCTGCACACCACCAACGGCCGCTGGGACATGGTGGCCGAGCTGCAGGCCGACAGCCTGGAAGCCTTTGACCGCGTGCTGAGCCGCGTCCGCCTGCTGGAAGGCATTGCCAATACCGAGACCAGTTTGCTGCTGTCGACTACCAAACTCTGA
- the holA gene encoding DNA polymerase III subunit delta, whose translation MNLAPAQLQEHLKRGLKSLYTLHGDEPLLVQEFADALRAAAREQGYTERTVHTVAGAHFDWSEVLASGGSLSLFADKQIVEIRIPSGKPGKDGSVALQQIAERAQGDDSTLTLVMLPRLDSMTAKGAWFGALESFGVTVKFDPIDRRSLPQWIAQRLQQQGQRVAAGEEGQRTLQFFADRVEGNLLAAHQEIQKLGLLYQAQSSTGGSSDGILTFDQVENAVLNVARYDVFKLSEAVLGGQSVRVARMLDGLQSEGESEVLVHWALAEDIRSMKRVKDAISAGRPMPMALRENRVWGIKEKLFERVLPQIGDTTLANLLHAAHKVDGIVKGLKQPDWPADGWQALHRLAGMVCEQCAAPSRTRQA comes from the coding sequence ATGAATCTGGCCCCCGCCCAACTCCAGGAACACCTTAAGCGCGGTTTAAAAAGCCTGTACACCCTGCACGGCGACGAGCCCCTGCTGGTGCAGGAGTTTGCGGACGCGCTGCGCGCCGCGGCGCGCGAGCAGGGCTACACCGAACGCACGGTGCACACCGTGGCCGGCGCGCATTTCGACTGGAGCGAGGTGCTGGCCAGCGGCGGTTCGCTCAGCCTGTTTGCCGACAAACAAATCGTCGAGATCCGCATCCCCAGCGGCAAGCCCGGCAAGGACGGCTCCGTCGCGCTGCAGCAGATTGCCGAGCGCGCACAAGGCGACGACTCCACCCTCACATTGGTCATGCTGCCGCGCCTGGACAGCATGACGGCCAAAGGCGCGTGGTTCGGCGCGCTTGAGAGCTTCGGCGTCACCGTCAAGTTCGACCCCATAGACCGCCGCAGCCTGCCGCAGTGGATTGCCCAGCGCCTGCAGCAGCAGGGCCAGCGCGTGGCCGCCGGTGAAGAAGGCCAGCGCACGCTGCAGTTTTTTGCCGACCGGGTCGAGGGCAACCTCTTGGCCGCGCACCAGGAAATCCAGAAGCTGGGCCTGCTGTACCAGGCGCAGTCATCTACCGGGGGCAGCAGCGACGGCATCCTCACATTCGACCAGGTCGAAAACGCCGTGCTCAATGTGGCGCGTTATGACGTCTTCAAGCTCTCTGAAGCCGTGCTGGGCGGCCAGTCGGTGCGCGTGGCGCGCATGCTCGACGGCCTGCAGTCCGAAGGCGAGTCCGAAGTGCTGGTGCACTGGGCGCTGGCCGAAGACATCCGCAGCATGAAGCGCGTCAAAGATGCGATCAGTGCAGGCCGACCCATGCCCATGGCGCTGCGCGAAAACCGCGTGTGGGGCATCAAAGAGAAATTGTTCGAACGCGTGCTGCCCCAAATCGGCGACACCACCCTGGCCAACCTCTTGCACGCCGCCCACAAGGTCGACGGCATCGTCAAGGGCCTGAAGCAACCCGACTGGCCGGCTGACGGCTGGCAGGCGCTACACCGGCTGGCGGGCATGGTGTGTGAGCAGTGCGCTGCTCCCAGTCGCACCCGGCAGGCTTAG
- a CDS encoding glutamate-5-semialdehyde dehydrogenase, translating to MEQLGSKAKVASAQLARAPTAIKNRALLNLAALLRQNLAALETANQRDIERATASGLAGPMLDRLKLTPKIIETVAVGCEQLAVMPDVIGDIIGMKEQPSGIRVGQMRVPIGVFGMIYESRPNVTIEAASLAIKSGNACILRGGSEAIESNKALAALVQQALVGAGLPADAVQLVPTTDREAVGHLIAMPQYVDVIIPRGGKGLIERISRDAKVPVIKHLDGNCHVYVDDPCDIEMAVKVADNAKTQKYSPCNASEGLLVARGVAAQFLPKIGAIYAAKGVEMRCDAESQAILAAVKGANLKAATEQDWYEEYLAPIISIKVVAGIDEAIAHINQYSSHHTDAILTRDHINAQRFLREVDSASVMVNASTRFADGFEFGLGAEIGISTDKFHARGPVGIEGLTSLKYVVLGQGEVRS from the coding sequence ATGGAGCAACTCGGATCCAAGGCAAAAGTGGCTTCAGCCCAGTTGGCGCGTGCACCAACTGCTATCAAAAACAGAGCATTGCTGAATCTGGCGGCCCTGCTGCGCCAGAACCTGGCGGCGCTGGAAACCGCCAACCAGCGCGACATTGAGCGCGCTACGGCCTCAGGCCTGGCTGGGCCGATGCTGGACCGCCTCAAGCTCACCCCCAAAATCATTGAAACCGTGGCCGTTGGCTGCGAGCAATTGGCCGTGATGCCCGACGTGATCGGCGACATCATCGGCATGAAAGAGCAGCCCAGCGGCATTCGCGTGGGGCAAATGCGTGTGCCCATCGGCGTGTTCGGCATGATTTACGAGAGCCGGCCCAACGTGACGATTGAAGCCGCGTCGCTGGCGATCAAGAGCGGCAACGCTTGCATCCTGCGCGGCGGCTCCGAAGCAATTGAGTCGAACAAGGCGCTGGCCGCGTTGGTGCAGCAAGCCCTGGTGGGCGCCGGCCTGCCTGCCGACGCCGTGCAACTGGTGCCGACGACTGACCGCGAAGCCGTGGGCCACCTGATCGCCATGCCGCAGTATGTGGACGTGATCATTCCGCGCGGCGGCAAAGGCCTGATCGAGCGCATCAGCCGCGATGCCAAGGTGCCGGTCATCAAGCACCTGGACGGCAACTGCCATGTGTATGTCGACGACCCTTGCGACATCGAGATGGCGGTGAAAGTGGCCGACAACGCCAAAACGCAGAAATACAGCCCCTGCAATGCCAGCGAAGGTTTGCTGGTGGCGCGCGGGGTGGCGGCGCAGTTTCTGCCAAAAATCGGCGCGATCTACGCCGCCAAGGGCGTGGAAATGCGCTGCGACGCCGAATCGCAAGCCATCCTGGCGGCCGTCAAAGGCGCCAACCTCAAGGCCGCGACCGAGCAGGACTGGTACGAGGAATACCTGGCGCCCATCATCAGCATCAAGGTGGTGGCCGGCATTGACGAAGCAATCGCCCACATCAACCAGTATTCCAGCCACCACACCGACGCCATCCTCACGCGCGACCACATCAACGCCCAGCGATTTTTGCGCGAGGTGGATTCGGCCAGCGTCATGGTGAATGCGAGCACCCGCTTCGCTGACGGCTTCGAGTTTGGGCTGGGCGCCGAAATCGGCATCAGCACGGACAAATTCCACGCACGCGGGCCGGTCGGCATTGAGGGGCTGACGTCCCTTAAATATGTGGTGCTGGGGCAGGGCGAAGTGCGCTCCTGA
- the gshA gene encoding glutamate--cysteine ligase: MVPHLITALNGPINELEQRVLDSTPAIERWFRLEWMEHTPPFYSSVDIRNAGFKLAPVDTNLYPGGWNNLTPEMLPLAVQAAMAAIEKICPEARNLLVVPENHTRNSFYLSNVLQLKRIFHQAGLNVRFGSLSSDIKEPTTLNLPTGETITIEPLIRTDRRLGLKDFDPCTILLNNDLSAGIPGILEDINEQYLLPPLHAGWSVRRKSHHFKAYEEISKRFGKLLGIDPWLINPMFAQCGEVNFAENTGMECLTTNVDALLTKIKRKYKEYGINEKPFVVVKADNGTYGMGIMTVRDVKDLDVLNRKTKNKMSTTKDGQALSEVIIQEGVLTNERVNDAVAEPVVYMMDRYVVGGFYRVHAERGVDENLNAPGASFVPLAFADSGRLPQPGEKPGSSSPNRFYMYGVIARLAMLAASYELEATDPDAEVYD; encoded by the coding sequence ATGGTTCCGCACCTCATCACCGCCCTGAACGGCCCCATCAACGAACTCGAACAACGCGTCCTGGACTCCACACCGGCGATTGAGCGCTGGTTCCGGCTGGAGTGGATGGAGCACACGCCGCCTTTTTACAGCTCGGTCGACATCCGCAACGCCGGCTTCAAGCTGGCGCCCGTCGATACCAACCTCTACCCCGGCGGCTGGAACAACCTGACGCCCGAGATGCTGCCGCTGGCGGTGCAGGCCGCCATGGCCGCGATTGAAAAGATCTGCCCCGAGGCGCGCAACCTGCTGGTCGTGCCCGAGAACCACACGCGCAACAGCTTTTACCTGTCGAATGTGCTGCAGCTCAAGCGCATCTTTCACCAGGCCGGCCTCAATGTGCGCTTCGGCTCGCTCAGCTCCGACATCAAGGAGCCGACCACGCTGAACCTGCCGACCGGCGAGACCATCACCATCGAGCCGCTGATCCGCACCGACCGGCGCCTGGGGCTCAAAGACTTCGACCCCTGCACCATCCTGCTGAACAACGACCTGTCGGCCGGCATCCCCGGCATCCTGGAAGACATCAACGAGCAATACCTGCTGCCGCCGCTGCACGCGGGCTGGTCGGTGCGCCGCAAGTCGCACCACTTCAAGGCCTATGAAGAAATCTCCAAGCGCTTCGGCAAGCTGCTGGGCATTGACCCGTGGCTCATCAACCCGATGTTTGCGCAGTGCGGCGAAGTCAACTTTGCCGAGAACACCGGCATGGAATGCCTGACGACGAATGTCGATGCGCTGCTGACCAAGATCAAGCGCAAGTACAAGGAATACGGCATCAACGAAAAGCCGTTTGTCGTCGTCAAGGCCGACAACGGCACCTACGGCATGGGCATCATGACGGTGCGCGACGTCAAAGACCTGGACGTCCTGAACCGCAAGACCAAAAACAAGATGAGCACGACCAAAGACGGCCAGGCGCTGTCGGAAGTGATCATCCAGGAAGGCGTGCTGACCAACGAACGCGTGAACGACGCGGTGGCCGAGCCCGTGGTCTACATGATGGACCGCTATGTGGTGGGCGGCTTTTACCGCGTGCATGCCGAGCGCGGTGTGGACGAAAACCTCAACGCGCCCGGCGCCAGCTTTGTGCCGCTGGCCTTTGCCGACAGCGGCCGCCTGCCGCAGCCCGGCGAAAAGCCCGGCTCCAGCAGCCCCAACCGCTTCTATATGTATGGCGTGATCGCCCGGCTGGCGATGCTGGCGGCGAGCTACGAGCTGGAAGCGACCGACCCGGACGCCGAGGTGTACGACTAA
- a CDS encoding potassium transporter Kup gives MSSKKSSLAALTLSAIGVVYGDIGTSVLYAVKEVFGSGHVPFTPDNVYGILSIFFWTLTVIVSIKYVALVLRADNNGEGGLIAMLALASNAVKDKPQLRKTLLVVGIFGTSLFYGDGVITPAISVLSAVEGLEVVSPAFKQGVIPITLVILFALFAVQKHGTAGIGKFFGPITLIWFGVLALLGISQIVTHPEILVALSPHYAVMFMWNNPGTTFIILGAVVLCVTGAEALYADLGHFGKKPIRLAWFSVVMPSLVLNYFGQGALLIGNPAAVKNPFYLMAPEWALLPLVCLATLATVIASQALITGAFSVTKQAIQMGYLPRLNIQHTSVRDTGQIYMPFVNWGLFITIVLAVLMFRSSSNLAAAYGIAVCTDMLITTILTFYVIRYGWKYPLGLCIAATGVFFVVDFAFFASNLMKLFAGGWFPLLIGGAVFTLMITWKEGRYLLNEKLRADAIDLPSFLDAVFVSPPARVEGTAVFLTAEPGSVPNALLHNLKHNKVLHAQNLFVTVRNHEVPWIGMNKRLEIESLGHDCWQVNVHYGFKNDLDLPKALQQIKGRGCELESMTTSYFLSRDTVIPTIGSGMAPWREKLFAQMHHNASGAADFLNLPNNSVVELGSKIEI, from the coding sequence GTGTCCAGTAAAAAATCATCACTCGCGGCGCTCACGCTGAGCGCCATCGGTGTCGTCTATGGCGACATCGGAACCAGCGTCCTGTATGCCGTCAAGGAAGTCTTCGGTTCCGGGCACGTACCTTTTACCCCCGACAACGTCTACGGCATCCTGTCCATCTTCTTCTGGACGCTGACCGTCATCGTTTCCATCAAGTATGTGGCGCTGGTGCTGCGGGCCGACAACAACGGCGAGGGCGGCCTGATCGCCATGCTGGCGCTGGCGTCCAACGCGGTCAAGGACAAGCCCCAGCTGCGCAAAACCCTGCTGGTCGTCGGCATCTTTGGCACCTCGCTTTTCTACGGCGACGGCGTCATCACACCCGCCATCTCGGTGCTGTCGGCGGTAGAGGGCCTGGAAGTCGTCTCGCCGGCCTTCAAGCAAGGCGTGATCCCCATCACGCTGGTGATTTTGTTTGCGCTGTTCGCGGTGCAAAAGCACGGCACGGCCGGCATCGGCAAGTTCTTCGGGCCGATCACGCTGATCTGGTTCGGCGTGCTGGCGCTGCTGGGCATCTCACAAATCGTGACGCACCCCGAAATCCTGGTGGCGCTCAGCCCGCACTACGCGGTGATGTTCATGTGGAACAACCCGGGCACCACCTTCATCATCCTGGGCGCCGTGGTGCTGTGCGTGACCGGCGCCGAAGCGCTCTACGCCGACCTCGGCCACTTCGGCAAGAAGCCGATCCGCCTGGCCTGGTTCTCGGTCGTCATGCCCTCGTTGGTGCTCAATTACTTCGGCCAGGGTGCTTTGCTCATCGGCAACCCCGCCGCCGTGAAAAACCCGTTCTACCTGATGGCGCCTGAGTGGGCGCTGCTGCCGCTGGTGTGCCTGGCCACCCTGGCCACGGTAATCGCGTCGCAGGCGCTGATCACCGGCGCCTTCAGCGTGACCAAGCAGGCCATCCAGATGGGCTATTTGCCGCGCCTCAATATCCAGCACACCAGCGTGCGCGACACCGGCCAGATCTACATGCCGTTTGTCAACTGGGGCCTCTTCATCACCATCGTGCTGGCGGTGCTGATGTTCCGCTCGTCGAGCAACCTGGCGGCGGCCTACGGCATCGCGGTGTGCACCGACATGCTGATCACCACCATCCTGACTTTCTACGTGATCCGCTACGGCTGGAAGTACCCGCTGGGCCTGTGCATCGCGGCCACCGGTGTGTTCTTTGTGGTCGACTTCGCCTTCTTTGCCTCCAACCTGATGAAGCTGTTTGCCGGCGGCTGGTTCCCGCTGCTGATCGGCGGCGCCGTCTTCACGCTGATGATCACCTGGAAGGAAGGCCGCTACCTGCTCAACGAAAAGCTGCGCGCCGACGCCATCGACCTGCCCAGCTTTCTCGACGCCGTTTTTGTCAGCCCGCCCGCGCGGGTCGAAGGCACGGCGGTGTTTTTGACGGCCGAGCCCGGCAGCGTGCCGAACGCACTCTTGCACAACCTCAAGCACAACAAGGTGCTGCACGCGCAAAACCTTTTCGTGACGGTGCGCAACCACGAGGTCCCCTGGATCGGCATGAACAAGCGCCTCGAAATCGAATCGCTGGGCCACGACTGCTGGCAGGTCAATGTGCACTACGGCTTCAAGAACGACCTGGATTTGCCGAAAGCACTGCAGCAGATCAAGGGCCGCGGCTGCGAGCTGGAGTCCATGACCACCAGCTATTTCCTCTCCCGCGATACGGTGATCCCGACCATCGGCAGCGGCATGGCACCGTGGCGCGAAAAGCTCTTCGCGCAGATGCACCACAACGCCAGCGGCGCGGCTGACTTCCTGAATTTGCCGAATAACTCGGTGGTCGAGTTGGGTAGCAAGATCGAGATTTGA
- a CDS encoding benzoate/H(+) symporter BenE family transporter, translated as MQFFKDLNLAAFTAGFVAVLVGFTSSVAIVFQAALAFNATPAEIASWMWALGIGMGLCSLVPSLWLKKPVMVAWSTPGAAVLATAGMAGGFSMGEAVAAFMVSAALITLFGMTGWFEKVMNRIPVAIASALLAGVLARFGIQAFAAAQTALPLVLLMLAIYLLGKRLMPRYAVVLTLLGAIIFVAARGQLAWSGVSFSFAVPVFVAPQFTLAAIVSLAIPLFVVTMASQNLPGVAAIHAAGYGPDSPGGGIPVSKIITLSGLATLALAPFGAFALNLSAITAAICMGKEAHEDPAKRYTAAVSCGAIYIVIGIFGAAITGVLTAFPKELVVAIAGLALLGTIGSGLAAAVKDESHREAALITFLVTLSGVVIAGVGSAFWGVVAGAIALFVQQYGQQRRLSPHEQPLARPAPPPGSPPKP; from the coding sequence ATGCAATTTTTCAAAGACCTCAACCTCGCCGCCTTCACGGCCGGCTTCGTCGCAGTCCTTGTCGGTTTCACCAGCTCCGTCGCCATCGTCTTCCAGGCGGCGCTTGCTTTCAACGCGACGCCGGCCGAGATCGCCTCATGGATGTGGGCCCTGGGTATCGGCATGGGGCTGTGTTCGCTGGTGCCTTCGCTGTGGCTGAAAAAGCCGGTGATGGTGGCCTGGTCCACGCCGGGGGCGGCGGTGCTGGCGACTGCGGGGATGGCCGGCGGGTTTTCGATGGGGGAGGCGGTGGCGGCTTTTATGGTGAGCGCCGCGCTGATCACCTTGTTCGGCATGACGGGCTGGTTTGAAAAAGTCATGAACCGCATCCCGGTGGCGATTGCCTCCGCCTTGCTCGCCGGCGTGCTGGCGCGCTTCGGCATCCAGGCTTTTGCGGCGGCGCAAACGGCGTTGCCGCTGGTGCTCCTGATGCTGGCGATCTACCTGCTGGGCAAGCGCCTGATGCCGCGTTACGCCGTGGTGCTCACCTTGCTGGGTGCTATTATTTTTGTAGCGGCCCGCGGGCAACTGGCCTGGTCTGGGGTCAGTTTTTCTTTTGCCGTGCCGGTGTTTGTGGCGCCCCAGTTCACGCTGGCGGCGATTGTCAGCCTGGCCATTCCGCTGTTTGTGGTGACCATGGCGTCGCAAAACCTGCCGGGCGTGGCGGCCATCCATGCCGCGGGCTATGGCCCTGATTCGCCTGGCGGCGGCATCCCGGTGTCCAAAATCATCACGCTCAGCGGCCTGGCCACGTTGGCGCTGGCGCCCTTCGGTGCGTTCGCGCTCAACCTCAGCGCCATCACGGCGGCCATCTGCATGGGCAAGGAGGCGCATGAGGACCCGGCCAAACGCTACACCGCGGCGGTCTCCTGCGGCGCGATCTACATCGTCATCGGCATCTTCGGCGCGGCCATCACCGGCGTGCTCACGGCCTTTCCGAAAGAGCTGGTCGTGGCGATCGCCGGGCTGGCCCTGCTGGGCACCATCGGCAGCGGCCTGGCGGCGGCGGTGAAGGACGAGTCGCACCGCGAGGCGGCGCTTATCACCTTTCTTGTCACCTTGTCGGGCGTGGTAATAGCCGGTGTGGGCTCGGCCTTTTGGGGTGTGGTCGCGGGCGCGATCGCGCTCTTTGTACAACAATACGGGCAGCAACGCCGCCTTTCGCCGCACGAGCAGCCGCTCGCCAGGCCCGCACCCCCTCCAGGAAGCCCTCCCAAGCCATGA
- the gshB gene encoding glutathione synthase, giving the protein MNILFVADPLESFKIYKETTFAMMREAQRRGHRISACQPKDMSWQTGAKVTAQVRHITLTGDPVTWFTADAARPDAREAIAGFDAVVMRKDPPFDSEYFYSTHLLQQAEREGAKVFNKPAALRDHPEKLAILEFAQFSGPTLVTRSAADIKRFHAEHRDIILKPLDGMGGMGIFRVKEDGLNLGSITETLNKNGAESVMVQRFLPEIAKGDKRVLVIGGKPVPFSLARIPQGSEVRGNLAAGGLGVAQPLSKRDLEIAEALGPVLAARGLLLAGIDVIGDYVTEINVTSPTCFQEIHEQAGFDVAAMFTDALEAALGG; this is encoded by the coding sequence ATGAACATTCTTTTTGTCGCCGACCCGCTTGAGTCCTTCAAGATCTACAAGGAAACCACCTTCGCGATGATGCGCGAAGCGCAACGGCGCGGGCACCGCATCAGCGCGTGTCAGCCGAAAGACATGAGCTGGCAAACCGGCGCCAAAGTCACGGCGCAGGTGCGCCACATCACGCTGACGGGCGACCCGGTGACATGGTTCACGGCCGACGCCGCCCGCCCGGATGCACGTGAGGCCATCGCCGGCTTCGATGCCGTCGTGATGCGCAAGGACCCGCCCTTTGACAGCGAGTACTTCTACAGCACGCACCTGCTGCAGCAGGCCGAGCGCGAAGGCGCCAAAGTCTTCAACAAACCGGCCGCGCTGCGCGATCACCCGGAAAAGCTCGCCATCCTTGAATTTGCGCAGTTCAGCGGCCCGACGCTGGTCACGCGCAGCGCGGCCGACATCAAGCGCTTTCACGCCGAACACAGGGACATCATCCTCAAGCCGCTGGACGGCATGGGCGGCATGGGCATTTTCCGCGTGAAGGAAGATGGCCTGAACCTGGGCAGCATCACCGAGACGCTGAACAAAAACGGCGCCGAGAGCGTGATGGTGCAGCGGTTTTTGCCCGAGATCGCCAAGGGCGACAAGCGCGTGCTGGTGATAGGCGGCAAGCCCGTGCCTTTCAGCCTGGCGCGCATTCCGCAAGGCAGCGAGGTGCGCGGCAACCTGGCGGCGGGCGGGCTGGGCGTGGCGCAGCCGCTGTCAAAGCGCGACCTTGAAATTGCCGAGGCGCTGGGCCCGGTGCTGGCCGCGCGCGGCCTGCTGCTGGCCGGCATCGACGTCATCGGCGACTACGTGACCGAGATCAACGTCACCAGCCCGACCTGCTTCCAGGAAATCCACGAGCAGGCCGGCTTTGATGTGGCGGCCATGTTCACCGATGCGCTGGAGGCGGCGCTCGGCGGGTAA
- a CDS encoding class II glutamine amidotransferase has product MCQLLGMNCNAPTDVTFSFRGFAQRGGHTDHHADGWGIAFFEGDDSVAGASDKGLRHFVDHQPACSSPVAELISRYPIKSRNVISHIRKATQGRVALENCHPFVRELWGRYWVFAHNGDLKDFSPRLHGSFRPVGTTDSERAFCWIMQEMAKSHAGVPSVKELSITLRELAAHIATHGTFNFLLSNGQALWAHASTNLYYVERKHPFAHATLSDEDVSVNFAEHTKPTDRVAVVVTAPLTTNEAWTAFAPGELKVFEDGALAAA; this is encoded by the coding sequence ATGTGCCAACTCCTAGGCATGAACTGCAATGCCCCCACGGATGTGACCTTCAGCTTTCGCGGCTTTGCGCAGCGCGGCGGCCACACCGACCACCATGCCGACGGTTGGGGCATCGCGTTTTTTGAAGGCGACGATAGCGTGGCCGGCGCCAGCGACAAAGGCTTGCGCCATTTTGTCGACCACCAGCCGGCCTGCAGCTCGCCGGTGGCCGAGCTGATCAGCCGCTACCCGATCAAAAGCCGCAACGTCATCTCGCACATCCGCAAGGCCACGCAGGGCCGGGTCGCGCTGGAAAACTGCCACCCCTTTGTGCGCGAGCTGTGGGGCCGCTACTGGGTGTTTGCGCACAACGGCGACCTGAAGGATTTTTCACCGCGCTTGCACGGCAGCTTCAGGCCTGTGGGCACCACCGACAGCGAGCGCGCCTTTTGCTGGATCATGCAGGAGATGGCCAAGTCGCATGCGGGCGTGCCCAGCGTGAAGGAGTTGAGCATCACGCTGCGCGAGCTGGCCGCGCACATCGCCACGCACGGTACTTTCAACTTTTTGCTCAGCAACGGCCAGGCGCTGTGGGCGCATGCGTCCACCAACCTGTATTACGTGGAGCGCAAACACCCTTTTGCGCACGCCACGCTCAGCGACGAAGACGTGAGCGTGAACTTTGCCGAGCACACCAAGCCGACCGACCGCGTCGCCGTGGTGGTGACGGCGCCATTGACCACCAACGAAGCCTGGACGGCCTTTGCGCCGGGCGAGCTCAAGGTGTTTGAAGACGGTGCGCTCGCGGCCGCCTAG